The following proteins come from a genomic window of Stigmatopora nigra isolate UIUO_SnigA chromosome 9, RoL_Snig_1.1, whole genome shotgun sequence:
- the LOC144202140 gene encoding von Willebrand factor C domain-containing protein 2-like: MPWGQGLLLLLAVLLCSKAAFGFSVAGQLHHQQPPATESTCEANGSVYYLGEWYFLDSDHCTQCECTAEGSACSRTECTSLPAACIHVSHYPSDCCPRCEKIGCEYRGVVYELGHNFQPTECEQCTCDSDGIARCLVADCAPPPCVNPVYHPGKCCPECQEGPNCYADSSRSRVIPAGEPVWVDSCTKCRCHDGQDAGYWEGNRLASCSRLKNCTSEPFDVQN; this comes from the exons ATGCCGTGGGGCCAgggactcctcctcctcttagcGGTGCTCCTGTGTTCCAAGGCCGCCTTTGGGTTCTCGGTGGCCGGCCAACTACACCACCAACAGCCGCCGGCGACGGAAAGCACCTGCGAAGCAAATGGGAGCGTCTATTACCTGGGGGAGTGGTACTTCTTGGACTCGGACCACTGTACCCAATGCGAGTGCACTGCCGAGGGTTCGGCGTGTTCTCGAACCGAGTGCACCAGCCTGCCAGCGGCGTGCATCCACGTGAGCCACTACCCCAGCGACTGTTGTCCCCGCTGCGAGAAAATCGGCTGCGAGTACCGGGGGGTGGTCTACGAACTGGGGCACAACTTCCAG CCAACTGAATGCGAGCAGTGCACGTGCGATAGCGACGGTATCGCCCGCTGTCTGGTAGCCGACTGCGCACCCCCACCCTGCGTCAACCCCGTTTACCATCCTGGCAAGTGCTGTCCTGAGTGTCAAGAGG GTCCGAACTGCTACGCGGACTCGTCCCGTAGCCGAGTGATTCCCGCCGGCGAGCCCGTTTGGGTGGACTCTTGCACCAAGTGCCGTTGCCATGACGGCCAGGATGCTGGCTACTGGGAGGGAAACCGCCTGGCGTCTTGCTCCCGCTTGAAGAACTGCACGTCCGAGCCGTTTGACGTgcaaaactga
- the ccdc24 gene encoding coiled-coil domain-containing protein 24 yields the protein MQSTSRNQTWSPGPSLWDQIVEHIPRSEVPKIHATLGYSLVDTYTELHAEAVTWYKIWQDGQRAASAAPLSRPRSFLADPPVMKDLVRAEVKMLLENLQEKFIREGRHKEDALSRYNVKTVNFALGRLKISPEPKDGIRRYSTRSSPEGEIESLKDKINISDINQVVQHLQSLLTEECATLKTRVQHIQEMIKKQCSNQSEGVVNEPTLAELKELRGAIQKDFDLYSSLPLNGTEKKAMRPTFSLPTGARISDHSTYACPLLRRPHPPPNPPNKNFSGLLKPMDSWDSTPGGTYLPHRSGSSVSRHRKIRLKSTASESSPSVAKPSQPAGGESDFFWQLLSTPDSSPFFPTQNLQPG from the exons ATGCAGTCAACCAGCCGGAACCAGACTTGGTCCCCGGGTCCATCTCTTTGGGACCAAATTGTTGAGCACATCCCACGGTCTGAAGTACCCAAGATCCACGCCACGTTGGGATACTCGCTGGTCGACACGTACACAGAACTGCATGCTGAG gctGTGACGTGGTACAAAATATGGCAGGACGGCCAGCGGGCCGCCTCCGCCGCCCCGCTTTCCCGTCCGAGAAGCTTCTTAGCCGACCCGCCCGTCATGAAGGATCTGGTGAGGGCCGAGGTCAAAATGCTGCTGGAAAATCTCCAAGAAAAATTCATTCGGGAGGGAAG GCACAAAGAAGACGCCTTAAGTCGCTACAACGTGAAGACCGTTAACTTTGCCTTGGGTCGCCTTAAAATCAGTCCCGAGCCTAAAGATGGAATCAG ACGTTATTCCACTCGTTCCAGCCCTGAGGGAGAGATTGAGTCTTTAAAGGACAAGATCAATATCAGTGACATCAACCAAGTGGTGCAACATCTTCA GTCTCTCCTGACCGAAGAATGTGCCACCCTGAAAACCCGAGTACAGCACATCCAG GAAATGATCAAAAAGCAGTGCAGTAATCAATCCGAAGGTGTTGTTAATGAACCGACCCTCGCAG AGTTGAAAGAGCTGAGAGGAGCCATCCAAAAAGATTTTGATCTCTACTCCTCGCTTCCGTTGAATGGCacggaaaaaaaagcaatgaggCCCACATTCAG TCTGCCAACAGGAGCAAGAATCTCCGATCATTCCACGTACGCGTGCCCCCTCCTGCGAAGGCCGCATCCGCCCCCCAATCCGCCTAACAAGAACTTCAGCGGCTTGCTAAAACCCATGGACTCCTGGGATAGCACCCCGGGGGGGACTTATCTCCCGCACAGAAGCGGCTCTTCGGTGTCCCGACACAGGAAAATCCGCCTTAAAAGCACAGCCAGCGAGTCGTCGCCGTCGGTCGCCAAGCCGTCGCAGCCGGCGGGTGGAGAGTCGGATTTCTTCTGGCAGCTCCTCAGCACCCCCGACagctcccctttttttcccacacagAATCTACAGCCTGGGTAG
- the LOC144201593 gene encoding protein THEM6-like, which yields MWLLLLLAALLVLFCSLDVWYFMRAALAVVYAWLQPPMRDVTGELITTGRVAPRDIDMCHMNNARYLRECDFARFSLYIRNGVFKALRALGASAVVGATTIRFRRPLYIGEAYELRSRVVTWDDKAFFLEQRFVSGNDGLVCAIMYCKQTVVRSSPDAIMQYLCKRKVESPEFPEDLQNWISFISASSQRLRAENGLLEKEK from the exons ATGTGGCTGTTGCTTCTACTCGCCGCCCTCCTGGTTCTCTTCTGTAGCTTGGACGTATGGTACTTTATGCGTGCGGCCTTGGCGGTGGTCTACGCCTGGCTACAGCCCCCCATGCGTGACGTGACGGGCGAGCTAATCACGACGGGCCGAGTAGCCCCCCGTGACATCGACATGTGCCACATGAACAACGCCCGCTATCTACGCGAGTGCGACTTTGCCCGCTTCTCGCTGTACATTCGGAACGGCGTCTTCAAGGCCCTGCGAGCCCTCGGGGCCTCCGCCGTGGTGGGGGCCACCACCATTCGCTTCCGCAGGCCGCTTTACATCGGGGAAGCGTACGAGTTGCGGAGCCGGGTGGTGACGTGGGACGACAAGGCCTTCTTCTTGGAGCAGAGGTTCGTGTCAGGCAACGACGGGCTGGTGTGCGCCATCATGTACTGTAAGCAGACGGTTGTGAGAAGCAGCCCGGATGCTATCATGCAGTATCTATGCAAGCGGAAG GTGGAAAGTCCTGAGTTCCCAGAGGACCTTCAGAACTGGATCAGCTTCATCTCAGCCAGCAGTCAGCGCCTCAGAGCAGAAAACGGTCTCCTGGAGAAGGAGAAATAA
- the LOC144202013 gene encoding protein THEM6-like, whose protein sequence is MLLLVLGGLLVLFCTVDVWYFLRGVQVVIQTLFQPRVGDVLAEQRVDGMVLPHDVDYKGHMNNSRYLRECDFARFHHYMRNGLFVALCRMGAKMVVGASTIRYRRSLAFGESFQIHTKVLGWDDKAFYLEQRFVSKKDGFVSAVLLCRQNVVHSNPEEIVQFVCKKKVECPPLGEDVKHWIEFISANSRALRAESGLEQKEK, encoded by the exons ATGCTACTGTTGGTGCTGGGGGGCCTCCTGGTGCTCTTCTGCACCGTGGATGTCTGGTACTTTCTGCGGGGGGTTCAAGTGGTGATCCAAACGTTGTTCCAACCACGCGTCGGGGACGTGCTGGCCGAACAGCGGGTGGACGGCATGGTCCTCCCCCACGACGTGGACTACAAGGGCCACATGAACAACTCTCGCTACCTGCGCGAGTGCGACTTTGCCCGCTTCCACCACTACATGCGCAACGGGCTCTTTGTGGCCCTGTGTAGGATGGGAGCCAAGATGGTGGTGGGGGCCTCCACCATCCGCTATCGACGATCGCTGGCCTTCGGTGAAAGTTTCCAGATCCACACCAAGGTGTTGGGCTGGGACGATAAGGCTTTTTACTTGGAGCAGCGCTTCGTGTCCAAGAAGGACGGCTTTGTGTCGGCCGTGCTGCTCTGCAGGCAGAATGTGGTGCACAGCAATCCCGAGGAGATTGTCCAGTTTGTCTGCAAAAAgaag GTGGAATGCCCGCCATTGGGCGAAGACGTGAAGCACTGGATCGAATTCATTTCAGCCAACAGCCGAGCCCTGCGAGCAGAGAGCGGACTGGAGCAGAAAGAAAAGTGA
- the LOC144201760 gene encoding LOW QUALITY PROTEIN: E3 ubiquitin/ISG15 ligase TRIM25-like (The sequence of the model RefSeq protein was modified relative to this genomic sequence to represent the inferred CDS: substituted 1 base at 1 genomic stop codon): MAGVVLDKDQFTCSVCLDVLRDPVTIPCGHSYCSDCIRDYWDQADDVGAFLCPQCRKSFYPRPVLARSTLLADVVERFKRSGLQEVSGVGAGGRQGLPPNPAQGDDVECDVCPLRKNKAVNSCLVCLASYCDVHVRPHHESAAFQKHKLVSASKRLQENVCKRHGKLLELFCRTDKRCICSMCLTDEHKGHDTVLVEVEIQLLRRQLAEMKLTSQHGVEKLERKAQALRQAIFSLNRSAQQATKTSDDAFADLILYVELKRFEIRELINDQQKMAVGQGGQLLENIDREIAERKKREAELDRLALVDEPLHFLQSCQALNATAAAPEAPALPSVDPNLTFAAATKAVCDFKSVLQEVCQGGYVTIYEKVREVAILTPPNSDVATPTVDLTTPTVDLATPTVDVQPAVQMEETVIPFIGLDQSPTIPINPFLNPGNVVPTFVFSPIGSKLSSGSRLRHPQRRSHTRKKCALLSSYIHAPPTLLFDQAKMATATATISVEQDQFSCPVCLEVLLDPVTIPCGHSYCLGCVEDYWNRVDRGKTHKSRYACPQCRQEFSPRPLLNRNTVLAELVEKFVRGGVREEPGVAATVPTGERHRRRRRGGVAEGTKAGVVKENLCPQHEKPVKKYCRTDRQGLCLRCLSSHPTGHDVVELVDERVAEQKKLQEASLKNTQNIKDAEKEIRYAAKYIKHATEAAEEESERVFAKLLRAVDKHRCDVKEAIRGREQVALAQTQQLLEKLEREGAEVRRSEADLEKLCRSNDHLHFLQKSRSLHFPSKRLQIPNTDMLPYLIYKSMRGGLSELREALDESLQREINRISDKVIALKETSAPNDKKKGKLTGRTRFRKXGFVFFFLVTLDAHILHNAQPKTREEFLHYYQELTLDPDTANPYLSLSEGLRSATTRSEAKPYPERPERFDGWAQVLCGGAGLAGRRYWEAAWAGRGGVSVGVCYRGMSRTGAGDDSKLGHNAKSWSLDCHHDDGGCVFRHAGRSVRVADGYVGRIGVYLDLEAGILSFFRVSGDEALLLHGVRTAFSQPVYPGFWVGLGSTLKLCSL, translated from the exons ATGGCCGGGGTCGTCCTGGACAAGGACCAGTTCACCTGCTCCGTATGTCTGGACGTCTTGCGGGACCCGGTGACCATTCCGTGCGGCCACAGCTACTGCTCCGACTGTATTCGCGATTACTGGGACCAGGCCGACGACGTGGGGGCCTTCCTATGCCCCCAGTGCCGGAAGAGCTTCTACCCGAGGCCGGTCCTCGCCCGTAGCACCTTATTGGCCGACGTGGTGGAACGCTTCAAGCGGAGTGGACTCCAGGAGGTCTCGGGGGTCGGCGCTGGGGGGCGACAAGGCCTGCCACCGAACCCGGCCCAGGGCGACGACGTGGAGTGCGACGTATGCCCCCTTCGCAAGAACAAGGCAGTTAACTCGTGTTTGGTGTGCCTGGCCTCGTATTGTGATGTCCACGTCCGGCCACACCACGAATCGGCCGCGTTCCAGAAGCACAAACTAGTCTCGGCCTCCAAGAGGCTCCAGGAGAATGTTTGCAAGCGACACGGGAAGCTTCTCGAGCTCTTCTGCCGCACGGACAAGCGGTGTATCTGCTCCATGTGTCTGACAGATGAGCACAAGGGACACGATACGGTCTTGGTGGAGGTGGAGATCCAGCTGCTAAGG AGACAATTGGCCGAAATGAAGTTGACCTCTCAACACGGCGTGGAGAAACTGGAGAGGAAAGCTCAGGCCTTAAGACAAGCCATCTTCTCTCTTAAC CGTTCGGCTCAGCAGGCCACCAAGACCAGCGACGACGCATTCGCCGACTTGATCCTCTACGTAGAGCTGAAGCGCTTCGAGATACGCGAGCTGATCAACGACCAGCAGAAGATGGCGGTCGGTCAGGGCGGACAGCTCCTGGAGAACATCGACCGGGAGATCGCCGAGCGCAAGAAGCGGGAGGCGGAGCTAGATCGGCTAGCGCTCGTCGATGAACCTCTACACTTCCTCCAG AGTTGCCAGGCGCTgaacgccaccgccgccgcacCCGAAGCACCGGCTTTGCCCTCCGTGGACCCCAACTTGACGTTCGCCGCCGCCACCAAAGCCGTCTGCGACTTTAAATCGGTCCTTCAAGAGGTCTGCCAAGGCGGATACGTCACCATCTATGAAAAAG TGAGAGAAGTGGCCATCCTGACTCCGCCCAATTCTGACGTAGCCACGCCCACGGTTGACCTGACCACGCCTACGGTCGACCTGGCCACGCCCACGGTCGACGTTCAGCCCGCCGTTCAAATGGAAGAAACGG TGATCCCGTTCATTGGGCTGGACCAAAGTCCCACCATCCCCATCAACCCATTCCTCAACCCAGGAAACGTTGTACCCACGTTTGTCTTCTCGCCTATAG GCTCCAAACTGTCCTCGGGCTCCAGGTTGAGGCACCCCCAGCGCCGCAGTCACACCCGAAAGAAAT GTGCGCTATTATCGAGCTACATTCACGCCCCGCCTACTTTACTCTTTGACCAAGCAAAGATGGCGACAGCCACGGCCACCATCTCTGTCGAGCAGGACCAATTCAGCTGTCCTGTTTGCCTGGAAGTTCTGCTGGACCCGGTGACCATCCCGTGCGGCCATAGCTACTGCCTGGGCTGCGTCGAAGACTACTGGAACCGGGTCGACCGGGGAAAAACGCACAAGAGCCGCTACGCCTGCCCGCAATGCCGCCAGGAGTTTAGCCCGAGACCGCTGCTCAATCGCAACACTGTCCTAGCCGAGTTGGTGGAGAAGTTTGTCCGGGGAGGAGTGCGAGAGGAGCCGGGAGTAGCGGCGACGGTACCAACGGGGGAGCGCCACCGTCGGCGGAGACGAGGAGGAGTCGCCGAGGGTACCAAG GCTGGCGTGGTAAAAGAGAACCTGTGTCCACAGCACGAAAAGCCGGTGAAGAAATACTGCCGCACCGACCGTCAGGGTTTGTGTCTGCGCTGCCTTTCGTCCCATCCCACGGGTCACGACGTGGTGGAGCTAGTGGACGAACGCGTGGCCGAACAG aaaaaactcCAAGAAGCATCTCTGAAGAACACGCAAAACATCAAGGATGCAGAGAAAGAGATTCGATATGCGGCCAAATATATTAAA CACGCCACAGAAGCGGCGGAGGAAGAGAGCGAGCGGGTCTTCGCCAAACTGCTCCGCGCCGTCGACAAACACCGCTGCGACGTGAAAGAAGCCATTCGGGGTCGAGAGCAGGTGGCCTTGGCTCAAACCCAGCAGCTGCTGGAGAAGTTGGAGCGTGAGGGTGCCGAAGTTCGACGAAGCGAGGCTGACTTGGAGAAACTATGCCGGAGCAACGACCATCTCCACTTTCTTCAG AAGAGTCGATCCCTCCATTTCCCATCCAAGCGGCTCCAGATACCCAACACGGACATGCTACCGTACTTGATCTACAAAAGCATGAGAGGAGGTCTCTCGGAGTTGAGGGAGGCTCTGGACGAAAGCTTGCAGAGGGAAATCAACCGGATCTCCGACAAAG TGATCGCATTGAAGGAAACCAGCGctccaaatgacaaaaaaaaaggtaagcTTACCGGCAGGACGAGATTCAGGAAGTAaggatttgttttcttctttctaGTAACGTTGGATGCTCACATCTTGCATAACGCCCAGCCGAAGACAAGAGAAGAATTTTTACACT ATTACCAAGAGTTGACGTTGGACCCCGACACGGCCAATCCTTACCTGAGCTTGTCCGAGGGCTTGCGTTCGGCCACCACTCGCTCCGAGGCCAAGCCCTACCCCGAGCGCCCGGAGCGCTTCGACGGCTGGGCGCAGGTACTGTGCGGCGGCGCCGGCCTGGCGGGGCGCCGCTACTGGGAGGCGGCCTGGGCCGGCCGGGGCGGAGTCTCCGTGGGCGTCTGCTACCGAGGAATGAGCAGGACGGGCGCCGGCGACGACAGCAAGTTGGGCCACAACGCCAAGTCGTGGAGTCTGGACTGCCATCACGACGACGGCGGTTGCGTCTTCCGCCACGCCGGGCGGAGCGTGCGCGTGGCTGACGGCTACGTGGGCAGGATCGGCGTGTACCTGGACTTGGAGGCCGGGATCTTGTCCTTCTTCCGTGTATCCGGGGACGAGGCGCTTTTGCTCCATGGCGTCCGGACCGCTTTCAGCCAGCCGGTCTATCCGGGATTCTGGGTGGGTTTGGGGTCTACTTTGAAGCTCTGTTCCTTGTGA
- the LOC144202011 gene encoding elongation factor 1-delta-like isoform X2, whose protein sequence is MDPLSSVPKAAPGPESSASTPERSIISGDNLQFGKTRRPTRTSQSEPQEENPAQTSSPGGSYGRSPGVRSEVFKRQSFSPRSPNTRGYWVKRTQEDPGQIPTVKSSGIPHRRYGGGRFRTSSETGKSGWNARSRKRGLSESENSAIMSGIECLGGEKVWFDKPRYDEAERKFYEGANGPAPKQQQSASQSGDQDMVGRMKSLELENQSLHKVVRNMQSTLQKLESRVAQLEKSPASSASITVPAPVKAAPVKQAVEEEEDDDVDLFGSDEEDEEAARLKQERVAAYAAKKAKKPVLIAKSSILLDVKPWDDETDMSKLEECVRSVAMDGLLWGASKLVPVGYGIKKLQINCVVEDDKVGTDILEEEITKFEDFIQSVDVAAFNKI, encoded by the exons ATGGATCCGTTGAGCTCTGTGCCCAAAGCGGCCCCCGGGCCCGAGTCCTCCGCCTCCACTCCGGAGAGGAGCATCATCAGTGGAGACAACCTCCAGTTTGGGAAGACACGGCGACCCACCCGTACCTCCCAGTCGGAACCCCAGGAAGAAAACCCGGCCCAAACCTCGTCACCCGGCGGCTCCTACGGAAGGAGCCCCGGCGTCCGATCCGAGGTCTTTAAGCGCCAGTCCTTCTCCCCGAGGAGCCCCAACACCAGGGGGTACTGGGTCAAACGCACCCAGGAGGACCCCGGCCAGATCCCCACGGTCAAGTCGTCCGGAATCCCCCACCGACGCTACGGCGGGGGCCGCTTCCGCACCTCGTCCGAGACGGGGAAAAGCGGCTGGAACGCCAGGTCTCGGAAGAGGGGCCTCTCTGAGAGCGAAAACAG TGCCATCATGAGCGGAATCGAGTGCCTAGGCGGTGAGAAAGTGTGGTTCGACAAACCCCGCTACGACGAGGCCGAGAGGAAGTTCTACGAGGGCGCCAATGGACCCGCTCCCAAGCAACAACAG TCTGCCTCACAGTCAGGAGACCAGGACATGGTTGGCCGCATGAAGAGCCTAGAACTGGAGAACCAATCTTTGCACAAAG tgGTACGCAATATGCAGTCGACCCTCCAGAAGCTTGAGTCCAGAGTAGCTCAGCTGGAGAAGAGTCCAGCCTCCTCCGCCTCCATCACCGTCCCAGCACCAGTCAAG GCGGCACCCGTCAAACAGGcggtagaagaagaagaagacgacgaCGTGGACTTGTTCGGTAGCGACGAGGAGGATGAAGAAGCAGCCCGTTTAAAGCAAGAACGCGTGGCAGCGTACGCCGCCAAAAAGGCTAAAAAGCCTGTTCTCATCGCCAAGTCGTCCATCTTATTGGACGTCAAGCCC TGGGACGACGAGACGGACATGAGCAAACTGGAGGAGTGCGTACGCTCGGTGGCCATGGACGGTCTCCTATGGGGGGCGTCCAAACTGGTGCCGGTGGGCTACGGTATCAAAAAGCTGCAGATCAACTGTGTGGTGGAAGACGACAAAGTGGGGACGGACATTTTGGAGGAGGAGATCACCAAATTCGAAGACTTT ATCCAGAGTGTCGACGTCGCCGCCTTCAATAAGATTTGA
- the LOC144202011 gene encoding elongation factor 1-delta-like isoform X3 — protein sequence MSGIECLGGEKVWFDKPRYDEAERKFYEGANGPAPKQQQSASQSGDQDMVGRMKSLELENQSLHKVVRNMQSTLQKLESRVAQLEKSPASSASITVPAPVKAAPVKQAVEEEEDDDVDLFGSDEEDEEAARLKQERVAAYAAKKAKKPVLIAKSSILLDVKPWDDETDMSKLEECVRSVAMDGLLWGASKLVPVGYGIKKLQINCVVEDDKVGTDILEEEITKFEDFIQSVDVAAFNKI from the exons ATGAGCGGAATCGAGTGCCTAGGCGGTGAGAAAGTGTGGTTCGACAAACCCCGCTACGACGAGGCCGAGAGGAAGTTCTACGAGGGCGCCAATGGACCCGCTCCCAAGCAACAACAG TCTGCCTCACAGTCAGGAGACCAGGACATGGTTGGCCGCATGAAGAGCCTAGAACTGGAGAACCAATCTTTGCACAAAG tgGTACGCAATATGCAGTCGACCCTCCAGAAGCTTGAGTCCAGAGTAGCTCAGCTGGAGAAGAGTCCAGCCTCCTCCGCCTCCATCACCGTCCCAGCACCAGTCAAG GCGGCACCCGTCAAACAGGcggtagaagaagaagaagacgacgaCGTGGACTTGTTCGGTAGCGACGAGGAGGATGAAGAAGCAGCCCGTTTAAAGCAAGAACGCGTGGCAGCGTACGCCGCCAAAAAGGCTAAAAAGCCTGTTCTCATCGCCAAGTCGTCCATCTTATTGGACGTCAAGCCC TGGGACGACGAGACGGACATGAGCAAACTGGAGGAGTGCGTACGCTCGGTGGCCATGGACGGTCTCCTATGGGGGGCGTCCAAACTGGTGCCGGTGGGCTACGGTATCAAAAAGCTGCAGATCAACTGTGTGGTGGAAGACGACAAAGTGGGGACGGACATTTTGGAGGAGGAGATCACCAAATTCGAAGACTTT ATCCAGAGTGTCGACGTCGCCGCCTTCAATAAGATTTGA
- the LOC144202011 gene encoding elongation factor 1-delta-like isoform X1: MDPLSSVPKAAPGPESSASTPERSIISGDNLQFGKTRRPTRTSQSEPQEENPAQTSSPGGSYGRSPGVRSEVFKRQSFSPRSPNTRGYWVKRTQEDPGQIPTVKSSGIPHRRYGGGRFRTSSETGKSGWNARSRKRGLSESENSAIMSGIECLGGEKVWFDKPRYDEAERKFYEGANGPAPKQQQAKSAAAPQQAKGRANKRQHKNSASQSGDQDMVGRMKSLELENQSLHKVVRNMQSTLQKLESRVAQLEKSPASSASITVPAPVKAAPVKQAVEEEEDDDVDLFGSDEEDEEAARLKQERVAAYAAKKAKKPVLIAKSSILLDVKPWDDETDMSKLEECVRSVAMDGLLWGASKLVPVGYGIKKLQINCVVEDDKVGTDILEEEITKFEDFIQSVDVAAFNKI, encoded by the exons ATGGATCCGTTGAGCTCTGTGCCCAAAGCGGCCCCCGGGCCCGAGTCCTCCGCCTCCACTCCGGAGAGGAGCATCATCAGTGGAGACAACCTCCAGTTTGGGAAGACACGGCGACCCACCCGTACCTCCCAGTCGGAACCCCAGGAAGAAAACCCGGCCCAAACCTCGTCACCCGGCGGCTCCTACGGAAGGAGCCCCGGCGTCCGATCCGAGGTCTTTAAGCGCCAGTCCTTCTCCCCGAGGAGCCCCAACACCAGGGGGTACTGGGTCAAACGCACCCAGGAGGACCCCGGCCAGATCCCCACGGTCAAGTCGTCCGGAATCCCCCACCGACGCTACGGCGGGGGCCGCTTCCGCACCTCGTCCGAGACGGGGAAAAGCGGCTGGAACGCCAGGTCTCGGAAGAGGGGCCTCTCTGAGAGCGAAAACAG TGCCATCATGAGCGGAATCGAGTGCCTAGGCGGTGAGAAAGTGTGGTTCGACAAACCCCGCTACGACGAGGCCGAGAGGAAGTTCTACGAGGGCGCCAATGGACCCGCTCCCAAGCAACAACAG GCGAAAAGCGCGGCGGCGCCGCAGCAGGCCAAAGGGCGCGCAAACAAGCGCCAACACAAAAAT TCTGCCTCACAGTCAGGAGACCAGGACATGGTTGGCCGCATGAAGAGCCTAGAACTGGAGAACCAATCTTTGCACAAAG tgGTACGCAATATGCAGTCGACCCTCCAGAAGCTTGAGTCCAGAGTAGCTCAGCTGGAGAAGAGTCCAGCCTCCTCCGCCTCCATCACCGTCCCAGCACCAGTCAAG GCGGCACCCGTCAAACAGGcggtagaagaagaagaagacgacgaCGTGGACTTGTTCGGTAGCGACGAGGAGGATGAAGAAGCAGCCCGTTTAAAGCAAGAACGCGTGGCAGCGTACGCCGCCAAAAAGGCTAAAAAGCCTGTTCTCATCGCCAAGTCGTCCATCTTATTGGACGTCAAGCCC TGGGACGACGAGACGGACATGAGCAAACTGGAGGAGTGCGTACGCTCGGTGGCCATGGACGGTCTCCTATGGGGGGCGTCCAAACTGGTGCCGGTGGGCTACGGTATCAAAAAGCTGCAGATCAACTGTGTGGTGGAAGACGACAAAGTGGGGACGGACATTTTGGAGGAGGAGATCACCAAATTCGAAGACTTT ATCCAGAGTGTCGACGTCGCCGCCTTCAATAAGATTTGA
- the cfap300 gene encoding cilia- and flagella-associated protein 300, with amino-acid sequence MSGDTNDFEQTFTFRQTPSRKFSFLEDKETVTQLMKWSMYGRLSAQMFSFDQKFHLYDSERFALCFFTDSNVLSSLKKTVPWQSLSKPIASVNVEVVPCTCVSMDLFDPIYTCGIVAPSGHIARCFHETYPDYDKLREMLQDEDSENYHVMGSAERGEFLFRLFKHLCLGGELNQYEDTVQPYIDVTKKMYKELIGVQKDPETKRIGVISTVLKVNVYDESGHCHPGERENEQMFSYLIVDPFKRLVTLLSHSYGVGFLPL; translated from the exons ATGTCTGGAGACACAAACGACTTTGAACAAACTTTTACCTTCCGTCAAACTCCGTCCAGGaagttttcatttttggaaGACAAGGAAACTGTTACTCAGTTGATGAAATG gTCCATGTATGGGAGGCTTTCGGCACAAATGTTCAGTTTTGACCAGAAATTTCATCTTTACGACAGTGAAAGGTTTGCGCTG TGCTTCTTCACAGACAGCAATGTTTTATCCAGTTTGAAGAAAACAGTGCCCTGGCAATCTCTCA GCAAACCAATTGCATCAGTTAACGTGGAGGTCGTACCTTGCACATGTGTCTCCATGGATTTATTTGACCCCATCTACACTTGTGGCATCGTGGCACCCTCGGGCCACATCGCCAGATGCTTCCACGAGACCTACCCGGACTATGACAAACTCCGAGAG ATGCTCCAGGATGAAGACTCTGAGAACTATCACGTAATGGGAAGCGCTGAGCGAGGGGAGTTCCTCTTCCGGCTGTTCAAGCACCTTTGCTTGGGAGGGGAACTGAATCAGTATGAAGATACCGTCCAGCCTTATATAGACGTCACCAAGAAGATGTACAAAGAGCTCATTGG TGTTCAAAAGGATCCAGAAACCAAAAGGATTGGTGTCATCTCCACAGTACTCAAAGTCAACGTTTAT GATGAGTCAGGCCATTGCCACCCGGGAGAACGGGAAAATGAGCAGATGTTTTCTTACCTGATCGTGGACCCCTTCAAACGCCTCGTGACGCTACTCTCTCACTCTTACGGGGTTGGATTTCTGCCCCTTTGA